The window CGGAATATTGTATCCTGTCAACGGCGTTCTGCTGTCGCCTGTCCTTGCTGCCGGAGCCATGGCGCTTTCCAGCGTCTTCGTCTTGACGAATGCGCTACGCCTCAAAAGCTTCCGCCCGCCGCTTGTGGACAGGTCATCCGACACGCAACTCGCAGCGGCCGAATAGGAGGCTGATGTCATGACGCCTGGAAACACAGTCTATCTGCCGCGTATCGGACGCAGCATTCTGGCGGCGCAGGGTGAAACCGTGCTTCAGGCCGCCCTTGCCGCCGGGATTTCTTATCCGCATGGCTGTCGCATGGGCCGGTGCGGGGCCTGCAAATCGCACCTCGTTTCGGGTGAGATCGACCTTCTCAAGCACACACCCTTTTCATTGACCGAAGAGGAAAAGGCCGAGGGCCTGACGCTCGCCTGCCGCGCCGTGCCGCTGAGCGACGTGACCATCGGCTGGCTCGACGGTGAGGATGAGTTCGCCGATATTCCGACCGGCCGTTTCGAAGGCATTATTGCGGAAGCGATTGACGCGACGCATGATATCAAGCTCATTCGGATCAGGCTCAACGACCGCGAACTGTTCACCTTCAAGGCAGGGCAATATGTGCGCCTGCTTTATCAGGACTGTTCGCCGCGTGACTATTCCATCGCCAGCCGCATCGATGAGGAACTGATAGAATTCCACGTCCGGCATGTCCCCGGCGGTGTCACGAGCGGCCATATTTTCGCGAATGCCAGGGCTGGCGACCCTGTCACGCTCGTCGGTCCCTTCGGGTCTTCATACCTGCGGGAAAAACATTGCGGACCGATCCTCGGCATTGCCGGCGGTTCGGGGCTGGCGCCGGTGAAGGCGGTGGTGGAGGCAGCGCTTGCCGCAGGCCGGGCCACGGGTCGCGAACGCCCGATCCACGTCTATTTCGGCGCCCGTGCGCAGCGTGACCTCTATATGGTCGACCGTTTCGAGGAACTTGCCGCAACGCACCGTAATCTGAGCTTCGTTCCGGTTCTCTCGAATGAAGAACATGCACAAATCCGGTGCGGTTATGTCGGCTCAGCCGTGGCGGATGACTTTGACGATCTCGATGGCTGGAAGGCCTATCTCGCAGGCCCGCCGGCGATGATCGAGGCGACGGTGCCGCAGCTTCTGGCAAGGGGCATTCGCACCGCCGACATTCATGCAGATGTGTTTTTCACTCCCGAAAGATAGGAGCAGGATCGATGAATATTGGCACAGCCGCCACCGCATCCGGTGTTTCTGCAAAGATGATCCGCCATTACGAAACGATCGGCCTGATCAAATCGGCAAACCGCACGGAATCCGGTTATCGGGTCTATACCGCCAACGATCTGGAAACGCTGCGCTTCATCAGGCGCGGGCGCGATCTCGGTTTTTCAATCGAAAAGATCCGGCAG is drawn from Agrobacterium tumefaciens and contains these coding sequences:
- a CDS encoding 2Fe-2S iron-sulfur cluster binding domain-containing protein; this translates as MTPGNTVYLPRIGRSILAAQGETVLQAALAAGISYPHGCRMGRCGACKSHLVSGEIDLLKHTPFSLTEEEKAEGLTLACRAVPLSDVTIGWLDGEDEFADIPTGRFEGIIAEAIDATHDIKLIRIRLNDRELFTFKAGQYVRLLYQDCSPRDYSIASRIDEELIEFHVRHVPGGVTSGHIFANARAGDPVTLVGPFGSSYLREKHCGPILGIAGGSGLAPVKAVVEAALAAGRATGRERPIHVYFGARAQRDLYMVDRFEELAATHRNLSFVPVLSNEEHAQIRCGYVGSAVADDFDDLDGWKAYLAGPPAMIEATVPQLLARGIRTADIHADVFFTPER